One Gordonia zhaorongruii DNA segment encodes these proteins:
- the eccA gene encoding type VII secretion AAA-ATPase EccA, producing the protein MTDIATRFERAHLTAAGADDHRRARQLFEAGLAALGILTSDAPPDPKRSATAFARATELDPGMGDAWLGRLAAGDRSGAALHGLHRSRDSIGVQQRRLGLPRGTLVGLAPIGLFVEYPITTAARASVAYASSLIDGGDVDGARAVLDEAGSDEPISAFCRGVGHLRSGEWRTVLTAVARRADWGDRVLCAAADYAAGTACIQLGMFDEGIRLLTVARESELDNCRAAATFAIGMALRTRADPGRGDEEAALGCFQEAYALDPTLRDAARAISDPAYRLVIAAPEDGRPSADASSEPGFESSTQTGTGTGASQPADSTESARILAEATAELDAQVGLLAVKDQVERLRSAVLLAEVRAAKGLRTRPRSLHLAFTGPPGTGKTTIARIVAKMYRGLGLLATDKVIEVSRKDLVGEHLGATAPKTSAVIDSALDGVLFVDEAYSLIQEGLSGGDAFGREALDTLLARMENDRDRLVVVIAGYDDQIDRLLASNEGLGSRFARRIRFESYTPDELLRIAESLAERRDARLSADAGAALLDSFNQLSTRFSADRPAIDVAGNGRYVRNLIEAAEEEREHRLAAASDLDALTDADLMTLTAADTRAAVSQVSSRA; encoded by the coding sequence ATGACTGATATCGCGACGCGCTTCGAGCGCGCTCATCTCACGGCGGCCGGGGCGGACGATCATCGTCGGGCTCGACAGCTCTTCGAAGCAGGATTGGCCGCTCTCGGCATCCTGACCAGCGATGCTCCTCCTGATCCGAAACGTTCGGCGACCGCATTCGCGCGGGCGACCGAACTCGATCCTGGGATGGGCGACGCGTGGCTCGGCCGGCTCGCGGCAGGCGACAGGTCGGGCGCGGCGCTGCACGGTCTGCACCGGTCCCGCGATTCCATCGGCGTTCAGCAACGGCGGCTCGGGTTGCCGCGCGGCACGCTGGTCGGCCTGGCGCCGATCGGCCTGTTCGTCGAGTACCCGATCACCACGGCCGCGCGAGCGTCGGTGGCATACGCATCGTCGCTGATCGACGGTGGCGACGTGGACGGAGCCCGGGCGGTCCTCGACGAGGCCGGATCGGACGAGCCGATCAGCGCGTTCTGCCGCGGAGTGGGGCATCTGCGTTCGGGCGAATGGCGGACGGTCCTGACCGCAGTCGCGCGGAGGGCCGACTGGGGCGACCGCGTGCTCTGCGCGGCGGCCGACTACGCGGCCGGGACCGCCTGCATTCAACTCGGCATGTTCGACGAGGGGATCCGTCTGCTGACCGTCGCCCGCGAGAGCGAACTCGACAACTGCCGGGCGGCGGCCACCTTCGCCATCGGCATGGCACTGCGGACACGAGCCGACCCCGGGCGCGGAGACGAGGAGGCCGCCCTGGGCTGCTTCCAGGAGGCGTATGCGCTGGACCCGACGCTGCGCGACGCCGCCCGCGCCATCTCCGATCCCGCCTACCGGCTGGTGATCGCGGCACCCGAGGATGGACGGCCGTCCGCCGACGCGTCGTCCGAGCCGGGCTTCGAGTCCAGCACCCAGACTGGCACTGGCACTGGCGCCAGCCAGCCTGCCGACAGCACCGAATCGGCTCGCATCCTGGCCGAGGCGACCGCCGAGCTGGACGCCCAGGTCGGCCTGCTCGCGGTGAAAGATCAGGTGGAACGGCTCCGTTCGGCCGTCCTCCTCGCCGAGGTGCGCGCCGCGAAGGGTCTGCGGACCAGGCCGCGCAGCCTCCACCTGGCGTTCACCGGACCGCCCGGCACCGGCAAGACGACGATCGCGCGGATCGTCGCGAAGATGTACCGCGGGCTCGGCCTGCTGGCGACCGACAAGGTGATCGAGGTGAGCCGCAAGGACCTCGTGGGCGAGCATCTCGGGGCGACCGCTCCGAAGACGTCGGCCGTGATCGACTCGGCGCTGGACGGCGTTCTCTTCGTCGACGAGGCGTACTCGCTGATCCAGGAAGGATTGTCGGGCGGCGATGCGTTCGGTCGCGAAGCACTCGACACGCTCCTGGCGCGCATGGAGAACGATCGGGACCGACTCGTCGTCGTCATCGCCGGGTACGACGATCAGATCGACCGGCTGCTCGCGTCCAACGAGGGCCTCGGATCGCGATTCGCGCGCCGTATCCGCTTCGAGTCGTACACGCCGGACGAGCTGCTGCGGATCGCCGAATCATTAGCCGAACGCCGCGACGCACGGTTGTCCGCCGATGCCGGTGCCGCACTGCTCGACTCGTTCAACCAGCTCAGCACCCGGTTCTCGGCGGACCGTCCCGCGATCGACGTCGCGGGCAACGGTCGCTACGTCCGCAATCTGATCGAAGCGGCCGAAGAGGAGCGCGAGCACCGCCTGGCCGCTGCGTCCGATCTCGATGCACTCACCGACGCCGATCTGATGACACTGACCGCAGCGGATACCCGCGCCGCGGTGTCACAGGTGTCGAGTCGGGCGTGA
- the purL gene encoding phosphoribosylformylglycinamidine synthase subunit PurL, with amino-acid sequence MSAQVDTVSNAAGSPDTPQPYAELGLKDDEYARIKEILGRRPTDAELAMYSVMWSEHCSYKSSKVHLRYFGETTTDEMRAGMLAGIGENAGVVDVGDGWAVTFKVESHNHPSYVEPYQGAATGVGGIVRDIMAMGARPIAVMDQLRFGAADAPDTRRVVDGVVRGVGGYGNSLGLPNIGGETVFDASYQGNPLVNALCAGVLRTEDLHLAFASGTGNKIILFGARTGLDGIGGVSVLASETFDDSDEAGPSRKKLPSVQVGDPFTEKVLIECCLDLYRDGLVVGIQDLGGAGLSCATSELAAAGDGGMHIDLEKVPMRAEGMTPAEVLSSESQERMCAVVTPDNVDEFMAVCEKWDVLATVIGEVTEGENLEITWNGETVIDVPPRTVAHDGPVYERPVARPDWQDDVIASTTAGLKRPETGDELRETFLKMLASPALCSRKFITEQYDRYVRGNTVLAEHADSGVIRIDEETGRGIAISTDTSGRYTYLDPYAGAQLALAEAFRNVAVSGASPRAVTNCLNFGSPEDPAVMWQFSQAVRGLADGCAELGIPVTGGNVSFYNQTGSTPILPTPVVGVLGVIDDVRRRIPTDIGTELGETLILMGDTHDEFDGSIWAQVEHEHLGGVPPKVDLQRERLLSDILVAASRDGLVSAAHDISEGGLIQTVAEAALAGETGCRILLPEGADPFVTLFSESSGRVLVAVPRTEESRFCGMLSARQVPWTRIGVVDQGSDSLEVQDQFSVKLTELREVHEGTLPKLFG; translated from the coding sequence GTGAGCGCCCAGGTAGATACTGTTTCCAATGCCGCCGGTTCCCCCGACACTCCGCAGCCGTACGCGGAACTCGGACTGAAGGACGACGAGTACGCGCGTATCAAGGAGATCCTGGGGCGGCGCCCCACGGACGCGGAACTCGCCATGTACTCGGTGATGTGGTCCGAGCACTGCAGTTACAAGTCGTCGAAGGTGCATCTGCGCTACTTCGGTGAGACCACCACCGACGAGATGCGGGCAGGCATGCTCGCGGGCATCGGCGAGAACGCCGGTGTCGTCGATGTGGGCGACGGCTGGGCCGTGACGTTCAAGGTCGAGTCGCACAACCACCCGAGCTACGTCGAGCCGTACCAGGGCGCGGCGACCGGCGTCGGCGGCATCGTCCGCGACATCATGGCGATGGGTGCTCGTCCGATCGCGGTGATGGATCAGCTTCGATTCGGTGCAGCCGATGCGCCCGACACGCGCCGCGTGGTCGACGGCGTGGTCCGCGGTGTCGGCGGCTACGGCAACTCGCTTGGCCTGCCCAACATCGGCGGCGAGACCGTGTTCGATGCCTCCTACCAGGGCAATCCGCTGGTCAATGCGCTGTGCGCCGGTGTCCTGCGCACCGAGGACCTGCATCTGGCGTTCGCATCCGGTACCGGCAACAAGATCATCCTGTTCGGTGCGCGCACCGGGCTCGACGGCATCGGCGGCGTCTCCGTGCTGGCGTCGGAGACGTTCGATGATTCGGATGAGGCAGGTCCGTCGCGTAAGAAGCTGCCGAGCGTTCAGGTCGGCGACCCGTTCACCGAGAAGGTCCTCATCGAGTGCTGCCTCGACCTGTACCGCGACGGTCTCGTAGTCGGCATCCAAGATCTGGGCGGCGCCGGACTGTCGTGCGCCACGAGCGAATTGGCGGCCGCCGGTGACGGCGGCATGCACATCGACCTCGAGAAGGTGCCGATGCGCGCCGAGGGCATGACCCCGGCCGAGGTGCTGTCGAGTGAGTCGCAGGAGCGCATGTGCGCCGTCGTCACGCCCGACAACGTCGACGAGTTCATGGCCGTGTGTGAGAAGTGGGACGTGCTCGCCACCGTCATCGGCGAGGTCACCGAGGGCGAGAACTTGGAGATCACCTGGAACGGCGAGACCGTCATCGACGTGCCGCCGCGCACCGTCGCCCACGACGGACCGGTCTACGAGCGTCCCGTCGCACGTCCGGACTGGCAGGACGACGTCATCGCGTCGACCACCGCTGGACTGAAGCGCCCGGAGACCGGTGACGAACTGCGCGAGACGTTCCTCAAGATGCTGGCCAGCCCCGCGCTGTGCAGCCGCAAGTTCATCACCGAGCAGTACGACCGGTACGTGCGCGGCAACACCGTGCTCGCCGAGCATGCGGACTCCGGCGTCATCCGGATCGACGAGGAGACCGGTCGCGGCATCGCGATCTCGACCGACACCTCGGGCCGCTACACGTACCTCGATCCCTACGCCGGCGCTCAGTTGGCGCTCGCCGAGGCCTTCCGCAACGTCGCGGTGTCGGGTGCGAGCCCCCGCGCGGTGACCAACTGCCTGAACTTCGGTTCGCCGGAGGATCCTGCGGTGATGTGGCAGTTCAGCCAGGCGGTGCGTGGATTGGCCGACGGTTGTGCCGAGTTGGGTATCCCGGTCACCGGCGGCAACGTCAGCTTCTACAACCAGACGGGGTCGACCCCGATCCTGCCGACCCCGGTCGTCGGCGTCCTCGGCGTCATCGATGACGTCCGTCGCCGCATCCCGACCGACATCGGGACGGAACTGGGCGAGACGCTCATCCTGATGGGCGACACTCACGACGAATTCGACGGTTCCATCTGGGCGCAGGTGGAGCACGAGCATCTCGGCGGTGTACCGCCGAAGGTCGACCTCCAGCGCGAACGTCTGCTCAGCGACATCCTGGTCGCGGCCTCCCGCGACGGACTCGTCTCCGCGGCGCACGACATCTCCGAGGGCGGTCTCATCCAGACCGTCGCAGAGGCTGCGTTGGCCGGCGAGACCGGGTGCCGCATCCTGCTCCCCGAGGGAGCCGATCCGTTCGTGACGCTGTTCTCGGAGTCGTCGGGCCGAGTGCTCGTCGCCGTGCCGCGCACCGAGGAGTCGCGGTTCTGCGGCATGCTCAGCGCGCGCCAGGTCCCGTGGACCCGGATCGGCGTCGTCGACCAGGGCAGCGATTCGCTCGAGGTGCAGGACCAGTTCTCGGTGAAGCTCACTGAGCTGCGCGAGGTGCACGAGGGCACGCTGCCCAAGCTGTTCGGCTGA
- a CDS encoding diacylglycerol kinase, translating to MTLRVVEWSTGTVGRHAITGIDAHPDLELVGVWVSDPAKVGKDAGRLAGLDRDLGVPATNDRDALLALKPDAIVHTAMTDDRVAESIGDLSAFVAAGINVVSSGPVILQFPYGVLPDSMVESVEKAAESGGASLHVNGIDPGFANDVLPLSITSLSQQIDEVRVMEIADYSTYYQPVVMSELFGFGKPMDHQSMLLTPGVLSLAWGSVVRQIAKGLDVTLDEPLVERFDRVAAEGEVDTVSLTIPDGTMAALHFQVVGQVDGVDRIILEHYTRTHPDQCPDWPKPAEGDGCYRIEVTGEPVMAVEMTHHSRDGDHNVSGMIVTAQRLVNAVPAVVAAEPGLVTALDLPLVTGRGLVTGAPRT from the coding sequence ATGACTCTGCGCGTCGTGGAATGGTCCACCGGAACCGTTGGAAGGCATGCGATCACCGGGATCGATGCCCATCCCGATCTTGAGTTGGTCGGTGTCTGGGTATCCGATCCGGCGAAGGTTGGAAAGGACGCCGGACGTCTCGCCGGCCTGGATCGCGATCTCGGGGTGCCGGCGACGAACGATCGAGATGCGCTTCTCGCGTTGAAGCCGGACGCGATCGTGCACACCGCGATGACCGATGACCGTGTCGCGGAATCGATCGGGGACCTGTCCGCGTTCGTAGCGGCCGGCATCAACGTCGTCTCCTCGGGGCCGGTGATCCTGCAGTTCCCGTACGGTGTCCTCCCGGATTCGATGGTCGAGTCGGTTGAGAAGGCTGCGGAGTCGGGCGGAGCGAGCCTGCATGTGAACGGGATCGATCCGGGTTTCGCGAACGATGTTCTGCCGCTGTCGATCACGAGCCTCTCGCAGCAGATCGACGAGGTCCGCGTGATGGAGATCGCCGACTACTCCACCTATTACCAGCCGGTGGTGATGTCCGAGCTGTTCGGTTTCGGAAAGCCGATGGATCACCAGTCGATGCTCTTGACTCCGGGAGTCCTGTCGTTGGCGTGGGGGAGCGTTGTGCGCCAGATCGCGAAGGGTCTCGACGTCACGCTCGACGAGCCGCTCGTCGAGCGCTTCGACCGGGTGGCCGCTGAGGGCGAGGTCGACACGGTGTCTTTGACGATTCCGGACGGCACGATGGCTGCGCTGCATTTCCAGGTGGTCGGTCAGGTCGACGGCGTGGACCGGATCATTCTGGAGCATTACACGCGGACGCATCCTGATCAGTGCCCGGACTGGCCGAAGCCTGCGGAGGGCGACGGTTGTTACCGGATCGAGGTGACCGGCGAGCCGGTCATGGCCGTGGAGATGACTCACCACAGCCGCGACGGCGACCACAACGTGTCGGGGATGATCGTGACGGCCCAGCGTCTGGTGAATGCAGTGCCCGCGGTGGTCGCGGCGGAACCGGGTCTGGTGACTGCACTGGACCTTCCCCTGGTGACGGGGCGCGGTCTGGTGACGGGCGCGCCGCGGACGTAG
- a CDS encoding HNH endonuclease signature motif containing protein yields MTGPETHHDLPDTPLELVKLIDAAAAKLAATSLVAMPDDEVLPTVEIFERAHRRTDGVDAALFTELSDRMSYRKAGYLSPTTYLESGLRLGSSEAKRRRTVAAAIAHMTSFQGETLDPALPATADAVSDGAIGTDHVLQIEKTMDRIPHRVADDVRADAEAQLAEAARALSPAGLATVGNRLLAHLDPDGDLTDDRDRKRTRGFTVQPQDRQLMSKVRAMLKPELRAKLEALLLQWAAPGINNPDDDQSPYGAANDPEIDTAALTAAAERDDRTQTQRNHDALEAMLDYLIGHGALGRPTGLPAHLVVTASLTDIEQRTGVAHTATGTRLPVKDLVDLAAHATPWLEVFADHSSSILYLGRGRRLASLAQRIAIFGRDRGCTAPGCTAPFSRTQAHHMPDWQHGGPTDIDHLGAACGGDNRKVSTDPGGWETTIIAHGPHQGRVGWRPTGSSEPWQVNHTHLPEKLLRENPDVTPSQPDPADESRQRRRRSRIERWLECRIPSAPQPVPPDEVTIEFID; encoded by the coding sequence GTGACCGGACCCGAAACCCACCACGACCTACCTGATACTCCGCTCGAGCTGGTCAAACTCATCGACGCCGCTGCAGCCAAACTTGCCGCGACATCTCTCGTCGCGATGCCGGACGACGAGGTCCTCCCGACCGTCGAGATCTTCGAGCGCGCCCACCGTCGCACCGACGGAGTCGACGCCGCACTCTTCACCGAGCTATCGGACCGCATGTCGTACCGGAAAGCCGGGTATCTGAGTCCGACGACGTACCTCGAGTCGGGCCTCCGACTCGGGTCGAGCGAGGCCAAACGGCGTCGCACAGTCGCTGCGGCGATCGCCCACATGACAAGTTTCCAGGGCGAGACCCTCGACCCGGCCCTCCCGGCAACCGCGGACGCAGTGTCGGACGGGGCGATCGGAACCGACCACGTCCTCCAGATCGAGAAGACCATGGATCGGATTCCCCACCGCGTCGCCGACGATGTGCGAGCCGACGCTGAGGCCCAGCTCGCCGAAGCCGCCCGTGCTCTGTCGCCTGCCGGACTGGCAACCGTCGGCAACAGGCTCCTCGCGCACCTCGATCCTGACGGAGACCTGACCGATGATCGCGATCGCAAGCGCACCCGCGGATTCACCGTTCAACCGCAGGACCGCCAGCTCATGTCGAAGGTACGAGCCATGCTCAAGCCGGAACTGCGCGCAAAACTCGAAGCACTCCTGCTGCAATGGGCCGCACCTGGAATAAACAACCCGGACGACGACCAGTCACCGTACGGTGCGGCCAACGACCCCGAGATCGACACCGCTGCGCTCACCGCCGCCGCTGAACGCGACGACCGCACGCAGACACAGCGCAACCACGATGCCCTCGAGGCGATGCTCGACTACCTCATCGGCCACGGCGCACTCGGACGCCCCACCGGACTCCCGGCGCATCTCGTCGTCACCGCCAGCCTCACCGACATCGAACAGCGCACCGGTGTCGCGCACACCGCTACCGGCACTCGGCTTCCAGTCAAAGACCTCGTCGACCTAGCCGCACATGCGACGCCGTGGCTCGAGGTCTTCGCTGATCACAGTTCGTCGATCCTCTACCTCGGTCGCGGTCGGCGCCTCGCCTCACTCGCGCAGCGCATCGCCATCTTCGGCCGTGACCGCGGCTGCACCGCACCAGGATGCACCGCTCCATTCAGCCGGACTCAGGCACACCACATGCCCGACTGGCAGCACGGCGGCCCCACCGATATCGATCACCTCGGCGCCGCGTGCGGTGGCGACAACCGCAAGGTCAGTACCGACCCGGGCGGCTGGGAGACCACGATCATCGCCCACGGACCACATCAAGGCCGAGTCGGCTGGCGGCCGACCGGTTCGAGTGAACCGTGGCAGGTCAACCACACGCACCTTCCCGAGAAGCTACTTCGGGAGAATCCGGACGTCACTCCTTCCCAACCGGATCCGGCCGATGAATCCAGACAGCGACGGCGCAGGTCGCGGATCGAGCGATGGCTCGAGTGTCGAATCCCATCGGCTCCTCAGCCGGTACCGCCGGACGAAGTGACTATCGAATTCATCGACTGA
- a CDS encoding CD225/dispanin family protein has protein sequence MTGPNDGDPSENPDHGPDGGREPSSEGGATPPSGQPESPDYGQQQADYGQQQPDYGQQGLPDYGQHQPGYGQQGLPGYGQQGLPGYGQQPGYGGQSGYGQDQPGYGQPFAGQPYPQQGGPAGPPPANNMASSIIVTVLGFVLTCVSCISLVAGVIGIVAIVKANSVNGLWASGNQAGAHEAANEAKKYAKIAWIVLAVMIALWIILVIILAVTGTSVGYYDFDTYSGTST, from the coding sequence ATGACCGGTCCGAATGATGGCGATCCGAGCGAGAATCCCGACCATGGTCCGGACGGAGGTCGGGAGCCGAGTTCGGAGGGTGGCGCGACGCCGCCATCCGGCCAGCCGGAGTCGCCGGATTACGGCCAGCAGCAGGCGGATTACGGCCAGCAGCAGCCGGATTACGGCCAGCAGGGTCTGCCGGATTACGGCCAGCACCAGCCGGGATACGGTCAGCAGGGCCTGCCGGGTTACGGTCAGCAGGGCCTGCCGGGTTACGGTCAGCAGCCGGGATACGGCGGGCAGTCCGGATACGGTCAGGATCAGCCGGGATACGGTCAGCCGTTCGCGGGACAGCCGTACCCTCAGCAGGGTGGTCCAGCCGGTCCGCCGCCAGCCAACAATATGGCGTCGTCGATCATCGTGACCGTTCTCGGCTTCGTCCTCACGTGCGTCAGTTGCATCAGCCTGGTTGCCGGAGTGATCGGCATCGTGGCGATCGTGAAGGCAAACTCGGTCAACGGTTTGTGGGCGTCGGGCAATCAGGCCGGCGCGCACGAAGCCGCGAACGAGGCGAAGAAGTACGCGAAAATCGCATGGATCGTCCTTGCGGTCATGATCGCGCTGTGGATCATCCTGGTGATCATTCTCGCGGTGACCGGCACTTCCGTCGGCTACTACGACTTCGACACCTACAGCGGCACCTCGACGTAG
- a CDS encoding DUF2752 domain-containing protein, whose amino-acid sequence MTGAARATDRSLPAALQAVARHRIGGPAAILAGVSAIGAAVWFADPTTPGGIIPPCPLNSLLHVNCPGCGVSRAIYHLLHGDVVAALHHNALFVIVLGLSAVGFVTYSVGLWRGRRHRRWYEVRSVPISLVVITLAWFVIRNIPVEPFTGLKV is encoded by the coding sequence ATGACCGGCGCCGCGCGGGCCACCGATCGGAGCCTCCCGGCCGCACTGCAGGCCGTGGCGAGGCACCGAATCGGCGGTCCGGCAGCGATACTCGCGGGGGTATCCGCGATCGGTGCGGCCGTCTGGTTCGCCGACCCGACGACGCCCGGTGGAATCATCCCGCCATGTCCGTTGAATTCGCTTCTGCACGTCAACTGTCCAGGGTGTGGGGTCTCTCGTGCGATCTATCACCTACTGCATGGTGACGTCGTTGCCGCTCTGCACCACAACGCGTTATTCGTGATCGTTCTGGGACTGTCAGCGGTGGGCTTCGTGACTTACAGTGTCGGACTATGGCGCGGACGGCGTCATCGCAGGTGGTACGAGGTGCGAAGCGTACCGATCTCGCTCGTGGTGATTACGCTGGCCTGGTTCGTGATTCGGAACATTCCAGTTGAGCCTTTCACCGGATTGAAGGTGTGA
- a CDS encoding glutamate-cysteine ligase family protein, with translation MGAEVSQQKFNGADRVRFRERVSRGTDAIARMLSDGLFTDHGRPPEPLLGMEVELNLIDARADPSMANAEVLDAIADPDYQTELGQFNVEINVSPRPFVGGDTVSLEQALRSSLNNAEAKAASTGNHLVMIGMLPTLQQEHFAHQWISANPRYDLINEQIFAARGEDLAIDIAGVPLESSAERLTTTTDSILPEAACTSLQLHLRVAPEDFAAHWNAAQAISGVQVALAGNSPFLAGKALWHETRIPVFQQATDTRPLELKNQGVRPRVWFGERWINTIFDLFEENTRYFPALLPVSTDVDPLAELDAGRIPELTELKLHNGTVYRWNRPVYDVLDGNAHLRVENRVLPAGPTVVDIMANAAFYYGVVRGLVEADRPLWSRMSFDAARENLTSGAQWGLDAQLYWPDIGWVRPDELALRRLLPLAEEGLASFGVSAAARRRYLGVIEGRCVTRQTGSVWQRRAVQVREAAGESRDQALHGMLSDYATLMHEGEPVHNWPL, from the coding sequence ATGGAAGTGGAGCTGAACTTGATCGATGCTCGGGCCGACCCCTCGATGGCGAACGCCGAGGTGCTCGACGCAATCGCCGATCCCGACTATCAGACCGAGCTCGGCCAGTTCAACGTCGAGATCAACGTCTCGCCGAGGCCGTTCGTCGGAGGCGACACCGTCAGCCTCGAGCAGGCACTGCGATCGTCGTTGAACAACGCTGAGGCGAAAGCCGCGTCGACCGGAAACCACCTGGTGATGATCGGCATGCTGCCGACATTGCAGCAGGAGCATTTCGCGCATCAATGGATCTCGGCGAACCCGCGGTACGACTTGATCAACGAGCAGATCTTCGCAGCGCGCGGGGAGGATCTGGCGATCGACATCGCGGGCGTGCCCTTGGAGTCGTCCGCCGAACGCCTCACCACCACCACAGATTCGATTCTTCCGGAGGCCGCCTGCACCTCGCTGCAGTTGCATCTGCGGGTGGCACCCGAGGACTTCGCCGCGCATTGGAATGCGGCCCAGGCCATCTCGGGCGTTCAGGTGGCACTGGCAGGGAACTCTCCGTTCCTCGCAGGCAAGGCCCTATGGCACGAGACCCGGATACCGGTGTTCCAACAGGCCACCGACACCCGCCCACTGGAGTTGAAGAATCAGGGAGTCCGCCCTCGCGTGTGGTTCGGGGAGCGTTGGATCAACACGATCTTCGACCTGTTCGAGGAGAACACCCGGTACTTCCCCGCCCTCCTGCCGGTGTCGACCGACGTCGACCCGCTCGCCGAACTGGATGCCGGACGGATTCCCGAACTCACCGAACTCAAGCTCCACAACGGAACCGTGTACCGGTGGAACCGCCCCGTCTACGACGTTCTCGACGGCAATGCGCATCTGCGCGTGGAGAATCGCGTGCTGCCCGCAGGTCCGACGGTCGTCGACATAATGGCCAACGCCGCCTTCTACTACGGTGTGGTCCGCGGCCTGGTGGAAGCGGACCGACCGCTGTGGTCGCGGATGTCGTTCGACGCCGCCAGGGAGAACCTGACCTCGGGAGCGCAATGGGGACTCGACGCCCAGTTGTACTGGCCCGACATCGGCTGGGTGCGGCCGGACGAACTCGCCCTGCGACGTCTCCTACCGCTCGCCGAGGAGGGCCTTGCGTCATTCGGGGTGTCCGCAGCCGCACGACGCCGCTACCTCGGAGTCATCGAGGGCCGATGTGTCACCCGTCAGACGGGATCGGTGTGGCAGCGCCGCGCGGTTCAAGTGCGCGAAGCCGCCGGCGAGAGCCGGGATCAGGCGCTGCACGGCATGCTGTCCGACTACGCGACGCTCATGCACGAGGGCGAGCCGGTGCACAACTGGCCGTTGTAG